From a single Xyrauchen texanus isolate HMW12.3.18 chromosome 26, RBS_HiC_50CHRs, whole genome shotgun sequence genomic region:
- the si:ch211-81a5.8 gene encoding uncharacterized protein si:ch211-81a5.8, translating into MNSVVKKSLDAPLRQLTGCVTGVKDGFSRKSKTARRKSAPCCYSQTAHDSSWIRAYQAELQKERKLRQVKFAQKNAEKAAMRVNYRSAHRYTKKPVQRKSKTATKNDDSFFGAFQGLSLSMSGAQSSMPSSLPSADQCKVM; encoded by the exons ATGAACTCTGTGGTGAAGAAATCCCTGGATGCCCCGCTCAGACAGCTGACCGGCTGCGTGACGGGAGTTAAGGATGGATTTAGCAGGAAAAGCAAAACCGCGCGCAGGAAGAGCGCCCCCTGTTGCTACAGCCAGACAGCGCATGACTCCTCCTGGATTAGGGCTTACCAAGCAGAACTGCAAAAGGAAAG GAAATTGAGGCAAGTAAAGTTTGCGCAGAAGAATGCAGAAAAAGCCGCAATGAGAGTAAACTACAGAAGTGCACACCGCTACACAAAG aaacctgTTCAGAGGAAAAGCAAGACTGCCACCAAAAATGATGACTCGTTTTTTGGTGCCTTCCAAGGGCTGAGTCTGAGCATGAGTGGAGCCCAGTCTTCCATGCCTTCCAGTCTTCCAAGTGCAGACCAATGTAAGGTCATGTGA